The following coding sequences are from one Rhipicephalus microplus isolate Deutch F79 chromosome 3, USDA_Rmic, whole genome shotgun sequence window:
- the LOC119181349 gene encoding uncharacterized protein LOC119181349 yields MTSPGGDAMTTSDGNVSSSSGGGSSGSSAGNNETPWADLWWKERVQVASPDWTELRQRVQWLWPVHAYGLACLFLGLAVTAFLTALGLRARLSARPHLSTLNVFLLVLGLTRCLCLFLDPYGSRQLMPSVMLAMLWDLAFPCLLSAFALLQLAFVQLTQAKPSPARVGDETCVSLVVVFHFCLAIASDLFWAMQNSFRVVWLFTQLSFTAWGLFLCSTCVCSCLRLQQSISQLPMLLFLPPQGPGDAATEVAASSACYENKGIMALGTLERSGSGGAGRSMQRSYTASGVPMRGAWEALAPRIRVTDEHQRTISFSSAQGAGGGPSSPSNEHRTACSSPSTEGPEPEPDAGPDLPKSSGGVRSQTSLPLCPSQLTREQQQPLMSKLEAEFSVGEQQPSSGVQHVRDQRRSTLPKTGGHSTRAWARPRETTSSLLLTTAYRAGRGQPQPQKKRSRVERLLRQTLLAAVMGIVLCCLQGYGVAGPHGMFAASPRAAAVLPWFAYHTLHRCLELAMACTMASVTRKSLYSNCYRSHSCNEKYRGSLFS; encoded by the exons GTGGCGTCTCCAGACTGGACAGAGCTCCGTCAACGCGTCCAGTGGCTGTGGCCCGTGCACGCGTACGGTCTGGCCTGCCTCTTTCTCGGGCTCGCCGTCACCGCCTTCCTCACGGCGCTGGGCCTGCGGGCCAGGCTATCGGCGAGGCCGCACCTCTCAACGCTCAACGTCTTCCTTCTGGTGCTGGGGCTCACGCGATGTCTCTGCCTGTTCCTCGACCCGTACGGTTCCAGGCAG CTGATGCCGAGTGTGATGCTGGCCATGCTTTGGGACCTGGCCTTCCCGTGCCTGCTGTCGGCCTTCGCGCTGCTGCAGCTGGCCTTCGTGCAGCTCACGCAAGCCAAGCCCAGTCCCGCACGAGTCGGAGACGAGACGTGCGTCTCGCTCGTCGTCGTCTTCCACTTTTGTCTCGCCATTGCCTCGGACCTTTTCTGGGCCATGCAGAACTCGTTCAGG GTGGTGTGGCTGTTCACCCAGCTCTCGTTCACTGCCTGGGGTTTGTTTCTGTGCTCGACGTGCGTGTGTTCTTGCCTGCGGCTGCAGCAGTCCATCTCCCAGCTGCCCATGCTTCTATTCCTGCCCCCGCAAGGCCCTGGAGACGCCGCGACAGAGGTCGCGGCATCCTCGGCATGCTACGAGAACAAGGGCATCATGGCTCTCGGAACTTTGGAAAG ATCCGGCAGTGGCGGAGCCGGCCGCTCCATGCAGCGCAGCTACACGGCCAGCGGCGTCCCCATGCGTGGGGCTTGGGAGGCACTGGCGCCCAGGATTCGGGTCACTGACGAGCACCAGCGCACCATCAGCTTCAGCAGCGCGCAGGGCGCTGGGGGAGGACCCTCGTCCCCTTCCAACGAGCACAGGACAGCCT GTTCTTCGCCGTCAACTGAAGGTCCGGAACCGGAACCTGACGCGGGACCTGATTTACCGAAGAGCTCCGGTGGTGTGCGCTCACAAACCTCGCTGCCTCTCTGTCCCTCACAGCTCACTCGCGAACAGCAGCAGCCTCTCATG TCCAAACTGGAGGCCGAATTCAGCGTCGGCGAACAGCAGCCCTCCTCGGGCGTGCAACACGTTCGCGACCAGAGGCGGAGCACCCTACCGAAAACTGGCGGCCACTCGACACGGGCGTGGGCACGTCCACGAGAAACCACCAGTTCACTGCT GCTCACGACTGCGTACAGGGCCGGCAGGGGACAGCCTCAGCCGCAGAAGAAGCGCAGCCGCGTCGAGCGACTGCTGCGCCAGACGCTGCTGGCGGCCGTGATGGGCATCGTGCTGTGCTGTCTACAGGGATACGGAGTGGCCGGACCACACGGCATGTTCGCCGCCTCACCAAGGGCTGCCGCGGTGCTGCCCTGGTTCGCCTACCACACGCTCCACAG ATGCCTGGAGCTCGCCATGGCTTGCACCATGGCCAGCGTGACGAGGAAGTCACTCTACAGCAACTGCTACcggtcgcacagctgcaacgaaaAGTACCGGGGCTCACTCTTCTCCTGA